Proteins encoded by one window of Sphaerochaeta sp.:
- a CDS encoding amino acid ABC transporter ATP-binding protein: protein MITVRHVQKHFGDLGVLKDISFSLQKGEVLSIIGPSGSGKSTLLRCITQLEKIDGGEIDICGERMASTTNGVVTYANKEKLRHIRLQCGLVFQNFNLFPHMSVLTNITEAQRFVLKKSKEEAEKTAMALLEKMGLTDKASAYPCQLSGGQQQRVSIARALALNPQVLCFDEPTSALDPELTGEILKVIKALAKEKMTMVVVTHEMQFAREVSDNVIFMDDGVIVEQGAPGEIFGNPKNQRTQKFLLRYEQ from the coding sequence ATCATCACCGTCCGACACGTTCAGAAACATTTCGGGGACCTGGGAGTATTGAAAGACATCTCCTTCAGCCTGCAGAAGGGTGAAGTCCTGTCCATCATCGGGCCGTCAGGATCAGGAAAGAGCACCCTCCTTCGCTGCATCACCCAATTGGAGAAGATCGACGGCGGGGAGATCGACATCTGCGGAGAGCGGATGGCATCCACCACCAACGGGGTGGTCACTTACGCGAACAAAGAAAAACTCAGGCACATCCGCCTGCAGTGCGGTCTGGTCTTTCAGAACTTCAACCTGTTCCCCCATATGTCCGTGCTGACCAACATCACCGAAGCCCAGCGGTTTGTTCTGAAGAAGAGCAAGGAAGAAGCGGAGAAAACCGCCATGGCGCTGTTGGAGAAGATGGGACTGACGGACAAGGCATCCGCCTACCCCTGCCAGCTGTCCGGAGGCCAGCAGCAACGGGTCTCCATCGCCCGCGCCCTGGCGCTGAACCCCCAGGTGCTCTGCTTCGACGAACCCACCTCGGCGCTGGATCCCGAACTGACCGGGGAAATCCTCAAGGTGATCAAAGCGCTGGCCAAAGAGAAGATGACCATGGTGGTGGTCACCCACGAGATGCAGTTCGCCCGGGAAGTGTCGGACAACGTGATCTTCATGGACGATGGCGTGATCGTCGAACAAGGCGCTCCGGGGGAGATCTTTGGGAATCCCAAGAACCAACGCACCCAGAAGTTCCTGCTCAGATACGAGCAATAA
- a CDS encoding D-aminoacylase produces the protein MFDLVFSHATVVDGSGAEPYVADVGVKDGVIARIGTIDQPGAVDASGKILCPGFIDIHAHSELEVLRDPAMRAKVGQGITSEVSGNCGVGVYPSPRDDSIQKALNEDVLGAWKESYWSSFQAYLDRLAQSGTGTNMAFLVSHSALRCTALQGNPNRVATDEELKRMTSLLEEAFRQGCVGFSTGLYYAPCMYADARELRALLSTTAKHDRLFAVHHRCEGDDVIPSLAEVLSLAKKTGVRLEVSHLKAIGRGNQGKVGRMLEMIEGAKDNGVRVTFDQYPYTYGSTSLFSLLPPDYLRLPREELLSALHNPSDRKTMRREMEKPDGWDSITQMVGFGEITILALDHHPELRMHTLQDVADERKTDPFTMLFGLLSEETGIALMADTTQSEASLIRILTHPLMAFGSDALYAGSLWHPRSTNAAVHLLSRYGRELKVVPWKDLIRKMTALAAGRLGMTDRGMVKEGMKADLVLFDPKTIQDTATMDKPVAPIIGLDSVLVNGRVACQDGKPTGVVAGSPFIARI, from the coding sequence ATGTTTGACCTGGTGTTCTCCCATGCCACCGTGGTGGATGGCTCGGGAGCGGAACCGTATGTGGCTGATGTCGGCGTGAAGGATGGCGTGATCGCCCGGATCGGAACCATTGACCAACCGGGGGCCGTCGACGCGTCGGGGAAGATCCTCTGCCCGGGGTTCATCGACATCCATGCCCACAGTGAGCTTGAAGTCCTCAGGGATCCCGCCATGCGGGCCAAGGTCGGGCAGGGGATCACCAGCGAGGTGAGCGGAAACTGCGGGGTGGGGGTATATCCATCCCCGCGGGATGATTCCATCCAGAAGGCGTTGAACGAGGATGTGCTGGGGGCATGGAAGGAGTCCTATTGGTCGTCTTTCCAGGCGTATCTGGATCGTCTTGCCCAGAGCGGTACGGGAACCAACATGGCGTTCCTGGTCAGCCACAGCGCGCTCCGATGCACCGCACTTCAGGGAAATCCCAACCGGGTGGCGACGGATGAGGAGCTGAAACGAATGACATCTCTGTTGGAAGAAGCGTTCCGACAGGGATGTGTCGGTTTTTCCACCGGTCTGTACTACGCTCCGTGCATGTACGCGGATGCCAGGGAACTCCGTGCCCTTCTTTCCACCACGGCGAAGCATGACCGGCTGTTCGCCGTCCATCACCGGTGCGAAGGGGATGATGTCATCCCTTCGCTTGCGGAAGTGCTTTCCTTGGCCAAAAAGACCGGTGTCCGGCTGGAAGTCAGCCATCTGAAGGCCATCGGGAGGGGAAACCAAGGCAAGGTGGGCCGGATGCTGGAGATGATCGAAGGAGCCAAGGACAACGGCGTACGGGTGACGTTTGACCAATATCCGTATACCTATGGCTCCACCAGCCTGTTCAGTCTGTTGCCTCCTGATTACCTCCGCTTGCCAAGGGAGGAGCTTCTTTCCGCGTTGCACAATCCATCAGACAGGAAAACGATGCGTCGGGAGATGGAGAAGCCTGATGGGTGGGACAGCATCACCCAAATGGTGGGGTTCGGGGAGATCACCATCCTGGCGCTGGATCATCATCCCGAACTTCGGATGCACACGCTTCAGGATGTGGCCGACGAGCGGAAGACGGATCCCTTCACCATGCTGTTCGGTCTGCTCTCCGAGGAGACGGGCATCGCCCTGATGGCGGACACCACGCAGAGCGAAGCGTCGTTGATCCGCATCCTTACCCATCCGTTGATGGCCTTCGGTTCCGATGCCCTGTATGCCGGCTCTCTGTGGCATCCCCGTTCCACCAACGCGGCCGTGCATCTGCTCTCCCGCTATGGAAGGGAATTGAAGGTCGTTCCCTGGAAGGATCTGATCCGCAAGATGACCGCCCTGGCTGCGGGAAGGCTTGGGATGACTGATCGGGGAATGGTGAAGGAAGGAATGAAGGCGGACCTTGTCCTGTTCGATCCAAAGACCATCCAGGATACGGCTACGATGGACAAGCCGGTCGCGCCGATCATCGGGCTGGACTCTGTTCTGGTCAACGGGCGCGTTGCCTGTCAGGATGGAAAGCCGACCGGAGTGGTGGCGGGTTCTCCGTTTATTGCTCGTATCTGA
- a CDS encoding alpha/beta hydrolase, translating into MKIIQIGVGPKEVPLTGYLQDYVDDGGIKNIRPSVVICAGGAYRFLSWRERDPVALHFLSKGYNVFLLDYSVGKDAGAMEPLLEASDALVKIRSHATAWLCDPNRICVLGFSAGGHVAASISLLFGNPALGKHPDKLNRPDACVLCYPVISTGKYGHEESVGWVTGGDAKLKELFSLENQVPDDAPPFFIWHTVEDEAVPVENSMLLASSLRSHNIPFELHLFQEGGHGLSMCNEEVNTPHPADVAWVGLCDTWLERRFDYSR; encoded by the coding sequence ATGAAAATCATTCAGATTGGTGTGGGGCCCAAAGAGGTCCCGCTTACCGGATACTTGCAGGATTACGTGGATGACGGTGGCATCAAGAACATCCGTCCCAGTGTGGTGATTTGCGCCGGTGGCGCGTACCGCTTCCTTTCTTGGCGGGAACGTGACCCGGTGGCGTTGCACTTCCTCTCCAAGGGGTACAACGTGTTTCTTCTGGATTACTCGGTAGGAAAAGACGCTGGGGCGATGGAACCGCTTCTGGAGGCCAGTGACGCGCTGGTAAAGATCCGCTCCCACGCAACCGCCTGGCTGTGTGATCCCAACCGGATCTGTGTTTTGGGATTCTCCGCCGGAGGTCATGTGGCCGCGTCCATTTCCCTGTTGTTCGGGAACCCGGCGTTGGGGAAGCATCCGGACAAGTTGAACCGGCCGGACGCCTGTGTGCTCTGCTACCCGGTGATCTCCACCGGGAAATACGGTCATGAGGAGAGCGTCGGCTGGGTCACGGGTGGGGACGCCAAGCTGAAGGAACTGTTCTCCCTGGAGAACCAGGTGCCTGACGACGCCCCTCCGTTCTTCATCTGGCATACGGTGGAGGATGAGGCCGTTCCCGTTGAGAACAGCATGTTGCTCGCTTCTTCTCTCCGTTCCCACAACATTCCATTCGAGCTCCATTTGTTCCAGGAAGGCGGGCATGGGCTTTCCATGTGCAACGAGGAAGTGAACACACCGCATCCCGCTGACGTGGCGTGGGTCGGCCTGTGTGATACCTGGTTGGAACGGCGCTTCGATTACTCCAGATAA